In the genome of Paenibacillus sp. FSL R5-0766, one region contains:
- a CDS encoding nuclear transport factor 2 family protein produces MDLNHLPAVIGKYITASNKPDPVVFVDCFSENAVVLDEGKKRNGKQAIREWSDQNHFAANVTLKPTIAKKIGDEIVLTCELDGTYDKTGLPDPLLLNYHFVIVDDKIVRLSIF; encoded by the coding sequence ATGGATCTCAATCATTTACCAGCTGTAATTGGCAAATACATTACTGCATCTAACAAGCCAGACCCGGTAGTATTTGTAGATTGTTTCTCAGAAAATGCTGTCGTGTTGGATGAAGGGAAAAAGCGAAATGGCAAACAGGCGATTCGGGAATGGAGTGATCAAAACCATTTCGCGGCAAATGTAACGTTAAAGCCAACAATAGCAAAAAAAATAGGTGATGAAATTGTACTAACATGCGAGCTGGATGGTACCTACGACAAGACTGGTCTACCCGATCCACTATTATTGAATTATCATTTTGTTATTGTTGACGATAAAATCGTCAGACTTTCCATTTTCTAA
- a CDS encoding CD3324 family protein, with protein MKYSKAESIFPEELLRIIQEYVQGELVYIPKPKEAHLKWGEKTESKSRVSARNAEIKSLFCNGVKIEELAGRYFLSCESIKKIVYTKN; from the coding sequence ATGAAATATTCAAAAGCCGAGTCTATTTTTCCGGAAGAATTGTTACGGATCATTCAAGAATACGTTCAAGGGGAATTGGTTTATATCCCAAAACCCAAAGAGGCGCACCTAAAATGGGGCGAGAAAACAGAGAGCAAGAGCAGGGTCTCTGCTCGAAACGCTGAGATTAAATCTTTATTCTGCAACGGAGTCAAGATAGAGGAGTTGGCGGGTCGATATTTCTTGTCCTGTGAAAGCATAAAGAAAATAGTCTATACAAAGAACTAA
- a CDS encoding spore coat protein, with product MNPILEHMTGLNTLTDDVIAMDFLMNAKSGVRNYAMAVTECATPEIKQILMKQLDEAIDSHEKISNYMVQHGLYHPYHIAEQIQLDLKNIQTAMNIPS from the coding sequence ATGAACCCAATATTAGAACACATGACTGGTCTTAATACGCTGACCGATGACGTGATCGCAATGGATTTTTTGATGAACGCCAAGAGCGGTGTCAGAAACTACGCCATGGCTGTGACCGAATGTGCCACCCCCGAAATCAAACAAATTTTGATGAAACAGCTCGATGAAGCCATAGATTCTCATGAAAAGATATCAAATTACATGGTGCAGCATGGTTTATACCACCCTTACCATATTGCAGAGCAAATTCAGCTCGATCTGAAAAACATTCAGACTGCTATGAACATTCCGTCCTGA
- a CDS encoding SDR family oxidoreductase: protein MHKEFEFSVSEFKGKKVLVTGGTKGMGQAVVKRLANGGATVLTTARSLSADLPNSVKFVQADIATPEGVEQIISAVKEQLGGIDIIVHCVGGSTTPPGGALVLSDEDWLHTLNWNLLAAVRLDRGLIPLMLENNSGVILHFTSIQRRLPLYETTLAYASAKAALTNYSKGLSNEFSPQGIRINTLSPGFIQTEAADALIDRIATETGSRESALEQLMTSLGGIPIGRPGFPEEVAELVAFLVSDRAASITGSEYVIDGGTIPTV from the coding sequence ATGCATAAAGAATTTGAGTTCTCTGTATCAGAATTTAAAGGTAAAAAGGTGCTTGTAACTGGAGGAACAAAGGGAATGGGGCAAGCAGTTGTAAAAAGACTTGCAAATGGCGGAGCTACAGTCCTTACTACTGCCCGTTCCCTATCTGCTGACTTGCCCAATTCGGTCAAATTTGTGCAAGCAGATATCGCCACACCTGAAGGTGTAGAGCAAATAATTTCAGCAGTAAAAGAGCAACTTGGAGGTATCGATATTATTGTCCATTGCGTAGGTGGATCAACGACACCACCAGGAGGCGCACTTGTATTGAGTGATGAGGATTGGCTTCATACATTAAATTGGAATTTACTCGCAGCAGTTCGACTTGATCGTGGCTTAATTCCACTTATGTTAGAAAATAATTCAGGCGTTATTCTTCATTTCACTTCCATCCAGAGACGTTTGCCTTTATATGAAACTACACTGGCTTATGCATCTGCCAAAGCCGCGCTGACTAATTATAGCAAGGGATTATCGAATGAATTTTCCCCTCAAGGAATTCGCATCAATACATTGTCTCCCGGGTTTATTCAGACTGAAGCGGCTGACGCATTAATTGATCGGATTGCAACCGAAACCGGAAGTCGAGAAAGTGCGCTCGAACAACTTATGACTTCACTCGGAGGTATTCCAATTGGCCGGCCAGGATTTCCTGAAGAAGTCGCTGAACTGGTCGCATTTCTGGTCTCAGACCGAGCAGCATCTATTACAGGTAGTGAATATGTCATAGATGGGGGAACGATCCCTACCGTCTAA
- a CDS encoding L-dopachrome tautomerase-related protein, producing the protein MLPMEEYFGKLELVHSFYGAMPTGVSVSETGRIFICFPKWGDDVRFTVAEIVEGEMQPYPNVETNLINPLNIVMSFISVQSVVADGRGTLWVLDTAAPNFSEPIKGGAKLVAVDLKTNTIRKVYTFADDVVLPTTYLNDVRFDFRVGKAGYAYITDSSSNGPGAIIVVNLENGNAYRRLHGASSTSPDPYFVPKVEGKILMNRNADGSTSPFRLASDGIAISPDGKMLFYCPLTSRQLFSISTESLRDRTIPDFKLSDLVQYWGEKGASDGMITDAKGNVYAGDYENDSIRKILPNGIMETIAHDPRILWPDTFSIGPDQYLYVIVNQLHRQARFHYGRDLRQKPYSLLRMKIDELPAPTF; encoded by the coding sequence ATGTTACCTATGGAAGAATATTTTGGTAAGTTAGAACTCGTTCATTCCTTTTACGGGGCTATGCCTACAGGCGTTAGTGTATCCGAAACCGGGCGTATCTTCATTTGCTTTCCGAAATGGGGAGATGACGTAAGATTTACGGTAGCGGAAATTGTTGAGGGTGAGATGCAACCTTATCCTAATGTAGAAACGAATTTGATCAACCCATTGAATATCGTTATGTCCTTCATCAGTGTCCAAAGTGTTGTTGCAGATGGAAGAGGAACCTTGTGGGTACTGGACACAGCTGCACCAAATTTTTCTGAGCCAATTAAAGGAGGTGCAAAATTAGTCGCGGTAGATTTAAAAACAAATACAATAAGAAAAGTATATACATTTGCAGATGATGTAGTCTTGCCAACAACGTATCTGAATGATGTCCGATTTGACTTTCGTGTAGGAAAAGCAGGTTACGCATATATAACGGATTCTTCTTCCAATGGGCCAGGCGCTATTATCGTCGTAAATTTAGAAAACGGAAATGCGTATAGACGGTTGCATGGAGCAAGCTCGACCTCACCCGATCCGTATTTTGTGCCAAAAGTGGAAGGTAAAATTTTGATGAATCGAAACGCGGATGGTTCGACATCTCCGTTTCGATTGGCCTCTGATGGTATAGCGATTTCCCCTGATGGAAAAATGTTATTCTATTGTCCATTAACCAGTCGCCAGTTATTCTCTATCTCAACAGAATCGTTAAGAGACAGAACGATACCGGATTTTAAGTTAAGTGATCTTGTGCAGTATTGGGGAGAGAAGGGTGCATCTGATGGGATGATCACAGACGCTAAAGGAAACGTTTATGCTGGAGATTATGAAAACGATAGTATTCGAAAGATATTGCCAAATGGAATCATGGAAACCATCGCCCATGATCCCCGAATTTTATGGCCGGATACTTTTTCGATTGGTCCGGATCAATACTTATATGTGATTGTGAACCAATTACATAGGCAGGCGAGATTTCATTATGGAAGAGACCTGCGACAAAAACCGTATAGTTTACTACGCATGAAAATTGATGAATTACCCGCTCCTACCTTTTGA
- a CDS encoding spore gernimation protein GerQ, which translates to MANPTLAPHESMELHEALNFKTLCIAKSKLMQGLVFDQELKALMQKDVIQSIQQIAELQAIYARAPFKATVPNNPTPITH; encoded by the coding sequence ATGGCTAATCCAACGCTAGCGCCGCACGAATCGATGGAACTGCATGAAGCATTAAACTTCAAAACGCTCTGCATCGCTAAGTCGAAACTTATGCAAGGCCTGGTCTTTGACCAAGAGCTAAAAGCATTAATGCAGAAAGACGTAATTCAATCCATACAACAGATCGCTGAGCTGCAAGCAATCTACGCAAGAGCTCCTTTTAAAGCAACCGTTCCGAATAATCCGACACCTATAACACATTAA
- a CDS encoding zinc-dependent alcohol dehydrogenase, which yields MKAVTYQGVKNVVVKEVPDAKIVKPDDMIVKITSTAICGSDLHLIHGMIPNLQENYVIGHEPMGIVEEVGPGVTKVKKGDRVIIPFNIACGECFFCKNQLESQCDNSNEHGDMGAYFGYSGTTGGYPGGQAEYLRVPFANFTHFKIPENCEQPDEKLSLIADAMTTAFWSVDNAGVKNGDTVIVLGCGPVGLLAQKFCWLKGAKRVIAVDYVDYRLKHAKRTNNVEIVNFEQDKNIGNTLKEMTKGGADVVIDAVGMDGKMSDLEFLASGMKLQGGTMSAFIIASQAVRKGGTIQVTGVYGGRYNGFPLGDIMQRNVNIRSGQAPVIHYMPYMYELVTSGKVDPGDIVTHVIPLSEAKRGYEVFDTKTDDCIKVILKP from the coding sequence ATGAAGGCGGTAACGTATCAAGGGGTTAAAAATGTCGTGGTCAAAGAGGTGCCGGATGCGAAGATTGTGAAACCGGACGATATGATCGTAAAGATCACCAGTACCGCCATTTGCGGTTCTGACCTTCATCTGATTCACGGGATGATCCCTAACCTTCAGGAAAACTATGTCATCGGACATGAGCCGATGGGGATCGTAGAAGAAGTGGGCCCTGGCGTGACCAAGGTAAAAAAAGGCGACCGCGTAATCATCCCGTTTAACATCGCATGCGGAGAATGCTTTTTTTGCAAAAATCAGCTGGAAAGCCAATGTGACAATTCCAACGAGCACGGGGATATGGGCGCATATTTCGGCTACTCCGGAACGACCGGCGGATATCCCGGTGGGCAAGCCGAGTATTTACGGGTCCCATTTGCCAATTTTACCCATTTTAAAATCCCTGAAAACTGCGAACAACCGGACGAAAAGCTAAGCTTGATCGCCGATGCCATGACGACGGCATTCTGGAGCGTAGATAACGCCGGCGTTAAGAATGGAGATACGGTCATCGTGCTCGGCTGCGGCCCGGTCGGACTCCTGGCCCAGAAGTTCTGCTGGCTGAAAGGAGCTAAGCGGGTCATAGCCGTCGACTATGTCGATTATCGCTTAAAGCATGCAAAGCGAACAAACAATGTGGAAATAGTAAACTTCGAACAGGATAAGAATATTGGGAACACTCTCAAGGAAATGACCAAAGGCGGCGCCGATGTTGTCATTGATGCGGTAGGAATGGACGGCAAGATGAGCGATCTTGAATTTCTAGCCAGCGGTATGAAACTGCAAGGCGGCACCATGAGCGCATTTATCATTGCATCTCAGGCTGTTCGCAAAGGTGGCACCATTCAAGTCACTGGGGTATACGGCGGACGTTATAACGGATTCCCGCTCGGTGATATCATGCAGCGAAACGTGAATATCCGTTCCGGACAAGCTCCGGTCATTCACTACATGCCATACATGTACGAGTTGGTTACGTCTGGCAAAGTGGACCCTGGCGACATTGTTACGCACGTCATTCCGCTCAGCGAGGCCAAACGGGGCTATGAAGTGTTCGATACAAAAACGGACGATTGCATTAAAGTCATCTTAAAGCCTTAA
- the tenA gene encoding thiaminase II, with translation MLTISERLYQAAQPVWKECLEHPFVKGIGDGSLQVEQFRYYLLQDYLYLYDYARVFALGIVKSHDPKLMQFFSKNVDNILNGEMKIHRSYMERLGITEDHVFQVKPALKNAAYTNYMLSVSHAGGIAEVLVSILACSWSYAEIGQVLAQKPGAADHPFYGEWITGYASSEYNSNNQSLVTLTDKLLEGCSEGTYQRMEDIFVMCSRFELDFWEMSWRLEPYVHCSQLK, from the coding sequence ATGTTGACTATTTCAGAGAGACTATATCAGGCAGCACAGCCTGTGTGGAAGGAATGTCTTGAGCATCCTTTTGTTAAAGGGATCGGAGATGGTTCTTTACAGGTTGAACAATTTCGTTATTATTTGCTGCAAGACTACTTGTACCTGTACGATTATGCCCGTGTATTTGCACTAGGTATTGTCAAGTCGCACGACCCCAAATTGATGCAGTTTTTTAGTAAAAACGTAGATAACATCCTGAATGGTGAAATGAAAATTCATCGTTCTTATATGGAGAGATTAGGAATTACAGAGGATCATGTTTTCCAGGTAAAACCTGCACTGAAAAATGCAGCCTATACTAACTATATGCTCTCTGTTTCCCATGCGGGTGGCATAGCAGAAGTACTTGTATCCATTCTGGCCTGCTCATGGAGCTATGCGGAGATTGGTCAAGTCCTTGCCCAAAAGCCAGGCGCAGCTGATCATCCTTTTTACGGAGAGTGGATCACAGGATATGCTTCCTCTGAATACAACAGCAACAATCAATCCCTAGTGACGTTAACGGATAAGCTATTAGAAGGCTGTAGCGAGGGCACGTACCAACGGATGGAAGATATTTTCGTGATGTGCAGTCGCTTTGAGCTTGATTTTTGGGAGATGTCATGGAGGCTGGAGCCTTATGTTCACTGTAGTCAATTAAAGTAG
- a CDS encoding nucleotidyltransferase domain-containing protein — translation MNEIIKKKLLDNNELLINMVIERVKRDFLDDIAIIGLTGSFSTGDFHEKSDLDLIIINNTEKGWEISDCFILDDVGYDIYCTPWDSRIQEQSTLESPNVSSLTDLKILYYAKPEDLEKLNDFQQKALDALANPIGEACLNRANKWIDLAKQAYSDTMLGEDIGSVRYASAGVLYNLVNALVSMNNTCIKRGIRRYLEEIRSFRYVPDDLESLYMSIIEAHTIEDIRITSFNMLNSVMRLHNTMCDNFIVKPAPTFDNLGGTYEDCGATTAIKF, via the coding sequence ATGAACGAAATCATAAAGAAGAAGCTGCTGGACAATAATGAACTGCTCATTAACATGGTGATTGAACGCGTAAAAAGAGATTTTCTAGACGATATCGCCATTATTGGGCTTACTGGTTCATTTAGCACCGGTGACTTTCACGAGAAGAGCGATCTTGATTTAATTATCATTAATAATACAGAAAAGGGATGGGAAATATCCGACTGCTTCATCTTGGACGACGTTGGGTATGACATCTATTGCACGCCATGGGATTCAAGAATACAAGAGCAATCCACCTTGGAGAGTCCTAACGTATCGAGCCTAACCGACCTCAAAATACTCTACTATGCTAAGCCTGAGGATTTGGAGAAATTGAACGACTTCCAGCAAAAAGCTCTTGATGCACTTGCAAACCCGATAGGAGAAGCATGCCTTAATCGAGCAAATAAATGGATCGATCTGGCTAAGCAAGCATACAGCGACACGATGCTGGGTGAAGATATCGGTTCAGTGCGATATGCATCTGCTGGCGTTCTGTACAATCTAGTCAATGCCTTGGTGAGTATGAATAACACGTGTATCAAACGAGGAATCAGGCGATATTTGGAAGAGATACGTTCGTTTCGGTATGTTCCGGATGATCTTGAATCCTTATACATGTCAATCATCGAAGCTCATACCATTGAAGATATTCGAATAACATCTTTTAATATGTTGAATAGCGTTATGAGGTTACATAACACGATGTGTGATAACTTCATTGTTAAACCGGCTCCAACCTTTGATAATCTGGGAGGAACATACGAAGACTGTGGTGCAACTACCGCAATAAAATTTTGA
- a CDS encoding GH32 C-terminal domain-containing protein produces MNEELFVDRTKSNTVDFHPDFAAKHKASMKPEHKRIQLSIYVDWSSAEIFGNNGTTIISDTIFPDLESRELELYAIGGELKVMSLQINDLVSIWENQPN; encoded by the coding sequence TTGAATGAGGAGTTGTTTGTCGATCGGACGAAGTCAAACACTGTTGATTTTCATCCCGATTTTGCTGCAAAACACAAGGCCTCCATGAAGCCAGAGCATAAACGGATACAGTTGAGCATCTATGTTGATTGGTCAAGTGCAGAGATCTTTGGCAACAACGGGACAACTATCATTTCAGACACGATTTTCCCCGACTTGGAAAGTAGAGAACTGGAACTCTATGCCATTGGTGGAGAACTAAAGGTCATGTCGCTTCAAATCAATGATCTCGTAAGCATTTGGGAAAATCAACCGAACTGA
- a CDS encoding LysR family transcriptional regulator — protein sequence MELTQLEYFMTVAQLEHMTLASKKLGITQPALSHAIAKLENEIGAPLFERNGRNIKLNRNGTMFSKWIGRALHNIENGLKEIEEWSNPDTGVITLSYLNILGVELIPSLIRSYQLKYPKVRFELTQGNLGDIDEHLEQGFSDIMITSRESTLNNHHWKTILNVPLYIVVPSQHRYADCSALSLAELSGEPFIGLKNNCGLKATILSRFQHTGFFLASAYEAEDLITVAGFIKSGLGVSVLPKTLGLMLDELVWIPIIDEGWYWEIGLKWRDDHNISPAAKRFIEYVDTLHQGE from the coding sequence ATGGAACTTACACAATTGGAATACTTTATGACCGTTGCACAGCTTGAACATATGACCTTAGCTTCCAAAAAACTAGGTATCACTCAGCCCGCTTTAAGTCATGCAATCGCCAAGCTTGAAAACGAGATAGGAGCTCCTTTATTTGAGCGAAATGGACGAAATATTAAGCTGAACCGAAACGGTACTATGTTCTCTAAATGGATTGGTAGGGCCCTACATAATATTGAAAATGGTCTAAAGGAAATCGAAGAGTGGTCCAACCCGGATACTGGTGTGATTACGTTGTCTTATCTAAACATTCTCGGTGTTGAATTAATCCCTAGCCTAATTCGAAGTTATCAATTGAAGTATCCCAAAGTTCGATTCGAATTGACACAAGGGAACTTAGGAGATATTGATGAACATCTGGAGCAAGGATTTTCGGATATTATGATTACATCGAGGGAATCTACTTTGAATAATCATCACTGGAAGACTATTCTAAATGTTCCTTTATACATTGTTGTTCCCTCCCAACATCGTTATGCAGATTGTAGCGCTCTTAGTTTGGCAGAGCTGTCTGGCGAGCCATTTATTGGATTGAAAAACAACTGCGGATTAAAAGCAACGATTTTATCCCGGTTCCAACATACCGGATTTTTTCTTGCTTCTGCTTATGAAGCGGAGGACCTGATCACTGTAGCCGGTTTTATAAAGTCGGGTCTAGGTGTATCAGTACTGCCTAAGACACTGGGGTTGATGTTAGATGAATTGGTTTGGATCCCTATCATTGATGAAGGATGGTACTGGGAAATAGGATTAAAGTGGAGAGATGATCATAATATTTCCCCCGCAGCGAAAAGGTTTATTGAATATGTGGATACTTTACATCAAGGAGAATGA
- a CDS encoding spore coat protein, whose protein sequence is MNTDYLDPINSLNMPEMADMTFAMDFLLRAKEGVRNLSIALTETASPDVRALLHTHLKQGIAMHQEISELMIRKKWFHPYELNEQYQLDQLSAKNTVMIGQMNLFPGDTSRKGMFDRTPDEHIGGHKA, encoded by the coding sequence ATGAATACCGATTATTTAGATCCGATTAATTCATTGAATATGCCGGAAATGGCAGATATGACTTTTGCCATGGACTTCCTTCTTCGTGCCAAGGAGGGTGTACGTAATTTGTCCATCGCCCTGACGGAAACGGCTTCACCGGATGTAAGAGCCCTGCTGCATACTCATCTTAAGCAGGGAATTGCAATGCACCAAGAAATCTCGGAGCTCATGATTCGCAAAAAATGGTTTCATCCTTATGAGCTGAACGAACAGTACCAACTCGATCAGCTTTCGGCGAAAAATACGGTGATGATCGGGCAGATGAATCTGTTCCCGGGGGATACGTCACGTAAAGGGATGTTTGATCGGACCCCAGATGAGCATATTGGAGGACATAAAGCATGA